One part of the Terriglobales bacterium genome encodes these proteins:
- a CDS encoding P-II family nitrogen regulator has protein sequence MTKVEAIIKPTKFDLVKEALIALGVEGMTVSEVRGHGRQKGHTEAYRGNEYKVDLIPKIKLELVLDDKLVDDAVDAIIKTAATGKIGDGKIFLYKVEEAIRIRSQERGVAAL, from the coding sequence ATGACTAAAGTTGAAGCGATTATTAAGCCGACTAAGTTTGACCTGGTCAAAGAAGCTCTGATTGCGCTCGGTGTTGAGGGGATGACGGTATCGGAAGTCCGGGGACATGGACGGCAGAAGGGTCATACCGAAGCCTATCGCGGCAATGAATACAAGGTTGATCTCATACCCAAGATCAAGCTCGAACTGGTGTTAGACGATAAGCTTGTGGACGACGCTGTTGACGCCATCATCAAGACAGCGGCCACCGGCAAAATCGGCGACGGAAAAATCTTCCTGTACAAAGTGGAAGAGGCCATTCGCATCCGAAGCCAGGAGCGCGGAGTTGCCGCACTCTGA